In the genome of Neovison vison isolate M4711 chromosome 3, ASM_NN_V1, whole genome shotgun sequence, one region contains:
- the CABYR gene encoding calcium-binding tyrosine phosphorylation-regulated protein isoform X1 — MISSKPRLVVPYGLKTLLEGVSRAVLKTNPPNITQFAAVYFKELIVFREGNTSLDIKDLVKQFHQIKVEKWSEGMTQEKKAECMKEKEGTSIVSQEPTRMEKSTDTEEDNITGPLFMNKTTQFPSVHSEVPQEPEETPEAARGSTSKLSTPKMTTPPSSPPPAAVSPEFAYIPADPAQFAAQMLGKVASVHSDQSDVLMVDVATSMPVFSDEALSSEAVEDAGAATPAACSAEGSVLQVLSQTAVRVDLGSKPKDDEAEPAAASSFPLQDEQDPPAYDQAPEVPLQADIEVTSFVHISSIYNNEPVIEGVAYVEQIPEHIVIPFTDRVASLKEHEPPLSPVPVALATGMSETAVRSVKQLEEDSSSVHMEAEATVLLPDTSLEGQPAQLPEAEGSTQAVGSEKPLSVAMEFTALVPDNPGQESWGNSAAQEMEVKLMLSGEAATAVLSAAQGRAAGGAPPPPPEGLTEPDPEPQREAALEQGLTEPAIAASEAGQPPPYSNMWTLYCLTDMNQQSRPSPPPAPGPFPQATLYLSNPKDPQFLQQPPKVTSPTYVMMDDSKKTSAPPFILVGSNVQEAQDWKPLPGHAVVSQSDALKRYAAVQVPIAVPADQKFQKHTPNPQNGSPPPSGQDVPRPQSPVFLSVAFPVEDVAKKGSGSGDKRTPFGSYGIAGEITVTTAHVRRAET, encoded by the exons TAGAGAAGTGGTCAGAAGGAATGACacaagagaagaaagcagaatgtatgaaagaaaaggaaggaacatCTATAGTTTCCCAAGAACCTACACGGATGGAGAAATCCACGGACACAGAAGAGGACAATATCACTGGACCACTGTTTATGAACAAAACCACTCAGTTCCCATCAGTTCACTCGGAGgtgccccaggagcccgaggagACACCTGAAGCAGCTCGTGGTTCCACTTCGAAACTGTCTACCCCGAAGATGACGACCCCACCGTCATCACCACCTCCTGCAGCTGTGTCACCAGAGTTCGCTTACATCCCAGCAGACCCAGCTCAGTTTGCTGCTCAGATGTTAGGTAAAGTTGCATCTGTTCATTCTGATCAGTCTGACGTGTTAATGGTGGACGTGGCCACGAGTATGCCTGTGTTTTCCGACGAGGCGCTGAGCTCAGAGGCTGTCGAAGATGCTGGGGCGGCCACTCCTGCTGCGTGTTCTGCAGAGGGGTCAGTCCTTCAGGTTCTGAGCCAAACAGCTGTCCGTGTAGATTTGGGTTCTAAACCTAAAGACGATGAAGCTGAACCAGCAGcggcttcctccttccccttgcagGATGAACAAGACCCTCCTGCTTACGACCAAGCTCCCGAGGTCCCTTTGCAGGCTGATATTGAGGTCACCTCCTTCGTTCACATATCATCTATCTATAACAATGAGCCTGTGATTGAAGGAGTCGCTTACGTGGAGCAAATACCAGAACACATAGTTATCCCTTTTACTGATCGCGTTGCTTCTCTTAAAGAACATGAGCCACCACTTAGTCCCGTACCTGTAGCCCTTGCCACGGGCATGTCTGAGACAGCTGTGCGTTCCGTAAAACAGCTGGAGGAGGATAGTTCCTCAGTCCATATGGAGGCAGAAGCAACAGTTCTGCTCCCTGACACCTCTTTGGAAGGTCAGCCTGCACAGCTCCCAGAGGCGGAGGGCTCCACCCAAGCAGTAGGCTCTGAAAAACCTCTGAGCGTTGCAATGGAGTTCACTGCCCTAGTCCCTGACAACCCTGGGCAAGAGTCCTGGGGAAACTCTGCAGCCCAGGAGATGGAGGTCAAACTAATGCTCTCTGGGGAAGCTGCCACAGCAGTGCTCTCGGCTGCGCAGGGAAGGGCAGCGGGTGGtgccccccctcctcctccagaaGGTCTTACTGAGCCAGACCCCGAACCACAGCGGGAAGCAGCACTTGAACAAGGTTTGACGGAGCCAG ccatagCAGCAAGCGAAGCAGGACAACCACCACCATACTCTAACATGTGGACCCTTTATTGTCTAACTGATATGAATCAGCAAAGTCGCCCATCACCGCCACCTGCACCTGGGCCtttcccccaagcaaccctctaTTTATCCAATCCTAAGGATCCACAGTTTCTGCAGCAGCCACCGAAAGTTACTTCTCCAACTTACGTGATGATGGACGACAGCAAGAAGACCAGTGCCCCACCTTTTATTTTAGTAGGCTCGAATGTTCAGGAAGCTCAGGACTGGAAACCTCTTCCTGGACATGCTGTTGTTTCTCAGTCAGATGCCTTGAAGAGATATGCTGCAGTCCAAGTACCCATTGCTGTTCCTGCAGATCAGAAATTCCAGAAACATACCCCAAATCCCCAGAATGGTAGTCCTCCTCCAAGTGGACAAGATGTCCCCAGGCCACAAAgcccagtttttctttctgttgcatTCCCAGTAGAAGATGTAGCCAAAAAAGGTTCAGGATCTGGTGACAAACGTACTCCCTTTGGAAGTTACGGTATTGCTGGAGAAATAACCGTGACTACTGCCCATGTTCGCAGAGCAGAAACCTAA
- the CABYR gene encoding calcium-binding tyrosine phosphorylation-regulated protein isoform X3, producing the protein MWIPVPVEKWSEGMTQEKKAECMKEKEGTSIVSQEPTRMEKSTDTEEDNITGPLFMNKTTQFPSVHSEVPQEPEETPEAARGSTSKLSTPKMTTPPSSPPPAAVSPEFAYIPADPAQFAAQMLAIAASEAGQPPPYSNMWTLYCLTDMNQQSRPSPPPAPGPFPQATLYLSNPKDPQFLQQPPKVTSPTYVMMDDSKKTSAPPFILVGSNVQEAQDWKPLPGHAVVSQSDALKRYAAVQVPIAVPADQKFQKHTPNPQNGSPPPSGQDVPRPQSPVFLSVAFPVEDVAKKGSGSGDKRTPFGSYGIAGEITVTTAHVRRAET; encoded by the exons TAGAGAAGTGGTCAGAAGGAATGACacaagagaagaaagcagaatgtatgaaagaaaaggaaggaacatCTATAGTTTCCCAAGAACCTACACGGATGGAGAAATCCACGGACACAGAAGAGGACAATATCACTGGACCACTGTTTATGAACAAAACCACTCAGTTCCCATCAGTTCACTCGGAGgtgccccaggagcccgaggagACACCTGAAGCAGCTCGTGGTTCCACTTCGAAACTGTCTACCCCGAAGATGACGACCCCACCGTCATCACCACCTCCTGCAGCTGTGTCACCAGAGTTCGCTTACATCCCAGCAGACCCAGCTCAGTTTGCTGCTCAGATGTTAG ccatagCAGCAAGCGAAGCAGGACAACCACCACCATACTCTAACATGTGGACCCTTTATTGTCTAACTGATATGAATCAGCAAAGTCGCCCATCACCGCCACCTGCACCTGGGCCtttcccccaagcaaccctctaTTTATCCAATCCTAAGGATCCACAGTTTCTGCAGCAGCCACCGAAAGTTACTTCTCCAACTTACGTGATGATGGACGACAGCAAGAAGACCAGTGCCCCACCTTTTATTTTAGTAGGCTCGAATGTTCAGGAAGCTCAGGACTGGAAACCTCTTCCTGGACATGCTGTTGTTTCTCAGTCAGATGCCTTGAAGAGATATGCTGCAGTCCAAGTACCCATTGCTGTTCCTGCAGATCAGAAATTCCAGAAACATACCCCAAATCCCCAGAATGGTAGTCCTCCTCCAAGTGGACAAGATGTCCCCAGGCCACAAAgcccagtttttctttctgttgcatTCCCAGTAGAAGATGTAGCCAAAAAAGGTTCAGGATCTGGTGACAAACGTACTCCCTTTGGAAGTTACGGTATTGCTGGAGAAATAACCGTGACTACTGCCCATGTTCGCAGAGCAGAAACCTAA